The genomic segment TGGCGCTTTGCTTGTACTCCTCGTGCGAGCCAAAGTTTGCCACCAGCAGACCATTGGGCTGCAAATGTTGTGTTAATACCCTGCACCAGGCGCGATCCATTGGCAGAACCCGCTCTGGCTCACCAGCGCTGCCGGAGAACAAATCATCGATAATCAAATCAAACCCGGGGCCACGGTAGTATTTCATAAACGCCACAGCGTCGGCGCAGTACAGAGGCATATGACCGCCTCGCACCCCAAAGTAGCGCCGCGCCAGTGCCAAATGCACTTGGCTCAAATCCACTCCAACAATCAATGCCCAGGGGTAAAGCCGGTTGAGTTTACGCACCACCGCACCGCCGCCGACACCTAACACCAACACGCGCTTAATGCTCTGCTGCGGCTGCAGCAGACTGGGTAACCAGAGCAAATCCCACAAGTTTCCCTCAAGCAGCCTGTGAGGGTGATACTGACTGTGAAAAATACCATCGGTGTATAAGCGTAAACTGGCGCCGGCGCTACGCACCTGACACACCTGCCCCCACTCATCAGTCTTTTGCGCGATTATCATGCATGGTCACCGTTTGGCTTGCAGCACCGACATAGCCCAATTGATGCGCTGCAGCTGCTGGGTATCGCCGCCGCGATCCGGGTGCGCGCGCATCGCCAAACGGCGGTACTGTTGTTTTATCTGGGTATAGTCCGCTGAATCGCAAAGCCCCAGAATATCCAACGCTTCTTGCCGGTCACCCGGCG from the Gilvimarinus sp. DA14 genome contains:
- a CDS encoding class I SAM-dependent methyltransferase, with translation MIIAQKTDEWGQVCQVRSAGASLRLYTDGIFHSQYHPHRLLEGNLWDLLWLPSLLQPQQSIKRVLVLGVGGGAVVRKLNRLYPWALIVGVDLSQVHLALARRYFGVRGGHMPLYCADAVAFMKYYRGPGFDLIIDDLFSGSAGEPERVLPMDRAWCRVLTQHLQPNGLLVANFGSHEEYKQSAMASTAEGFHSGYTLQMPQYENIFAACYLSEVRNGAALMATRLANYGVKLGDCVNIKAVF